From a single Streptomyces sp. NBC_00377 genomic region:
- a CDS encoding saccharopine dehydrogenase family protein: protein MSDLVPASGTVHWVGAGLSTGSGLAALCEHTDGVRLWHRTKERAAEALDRLGLTGRAEPCAYTLDALTARLVPGDVVVSMLPATGHADLLAACVARGAHFACSSYVSDAVLEQVPAASAAGIVVLTEAGLDPGVDHLFAHSLVARARKAIGDDTAASYRLTSYCGGVPAVPNDFRYRFSWAPFGVLNALRSPARYVENGVETVADRPWEATREHLVGGENFEVYPNRDSVPFIRQYGLPRAWAARTFVRGTLRLDGWLRAWAPVFEQLRTGGDREIAALAQELAAAHPTTETDRDRVVLAVSLEVHAAGEGEGSGDNVGGEGDDDSGGVSEGAGNSASWSGSYLLDLEGDEKESAMARCVSRPLALGVRHIMDGNLPSGLNRAAGTAARSEQWLRELGDEGLGFTLRIDD from the coding sequence ATGTCCGATCTGGTACCGGCGTCCGGCACCGTCCACTGGGTCGGCGCCGGTCTGTCCACGGGCAGCGGCCTGGCCGCCCTGTGCGAGCACACCGACGGCGTACGCCTGTGGCACCGCACGAAGGAGCGGGCGGCCGAGGCCCTCGACCGGCTGGGCCTGACCGGACGAGCCGAGCCGTGCGCGTACACCCTCGACGCGCTCACGGCCCGACTGGTCCCCGGTGATGTCGTGGTGTCGATGCTGCCCGCGACCGGGCACGCGGACCTGCTGGCGGCGTGCGTGGCCCGAGGGGCGCACTTCGCGTGTTCCAGCTATGTCTCCGACGCGGTACTGGAGCAGGTGCCCGCGGCCTCCGCCGCCGGGATCGTCGTGCTCACCGAGGCCGGCCTCGACCCCGGTGTCGACCACCTCTTCGCGCACAGCCTCGTCGCCCGCGCCCGCAAGGCGATCGGCGACGACACCGCGGCCTCGTACCGCCTCACCTCCTACTGCGGAGGCGTCCCCGCGGTACCCAACGACTTCAGGTACCGCTTCAGCTGGGCGCCCTTCGGCGTCCTCAACGCCCTGCGCTCTCCCGCGCGTTACGTCGAGAACGGCGTCGAGACCGTGGCCGACCGGCCCTGGGAGGCCACACGGGAGCACCTCGTCGGCGGCGAGAACTTCGAGGTCTATCCCAACCGCGACAGCGTTCCCTTCATCCGGCAGTACGGGCTGCCGCGGGCCTGGGCGGCGCGGACCTTCGTGCGCGGCACCCTGCGCCTGGACGGCTGGCTGCGGGCGTGGGCCCCCGTCTTCGAACAGCTGAGGACGGGCGGTGACCGGGAAATCGCCGCGCTGGCACAGGAACTGGCGGCGGCCCACCCCACCACCGAGACCGATCGTGACCGTGTGGTCCTCGCCGTCTCACTCGAGGTGCACGCGGCCGGCGAGGGCGAAGGCAGCGGAGACAACGTCGGCGGCGAGGGCGACGACGACAGCGGCGGCGTGTCCGAGGGGGCGGGTAACAGCGCCTCCTGGTCGGGGAGTTACCTCCTGGACCTGGAGGGCGACGAGAAGGAGAGCGCGATGGCACGCTGCGTCTCCCGGCCGCTCGCCCTGGGCGTCCGGCACATCATGGACGGCAACCTGCCGTCCGGGCTGAACCGGGCGGCAGGGACGGCCGCGCGCTCCGAACAGTGGCTGCGCGAACTCGGCGACGAGGGGCTCGGGTTCACGCTGCGGATCGACGACTGA
- a CDS encoding MFS transporter, with the protein MSVPAAPPGQPKKAAMAAWIGSALEYYDFFIYGSAAALIFPKVFFDESDPATATLLSLATFGVAYAARPVGALFLGHFGDRVGRKKIMVFTLVLMGISTFLIGCLPTRAQVGTLAPVLLVLCRVLQGISAAGEQASANSMTLEHAPSQRRGFFTSFTLSGTQGGQLLATLVFIPIAALPEEQLLSWGWRVPFWLSIAVAGVGYVIRRTLEETPAFAAQQATGEVVKLPLAVLLREHWADVLRVVAGALVASVSTIFTVWALAYATSDSVGMSRTSMLWVGALANLVALAAIPAWATLSDRIGRRPVYLIGAAGSAVMMFAYLWAISTGSYPLILLLGIATFGVVYSAANGVWPSFYGEMFSTRVRLSGMAIGTQIGFAVAGFAVTFAAQIAGPDGDGWSSVALFTAALCVPPVIAALSARETAKIPTERLGERDARKTAQPETVTA; encoded by the coding sequence GTGTCCGTCCCCGCCGCACCTCCCGGCCAGCCGAAGAAAGCCGCCATGGCGGCCTGGATCGGCAGTGCTCTGGAGTACTACGACTTCTTCATCTACGGCAGCGCGGCAGCACTGATCTTCCCGAAGGTCTTCTTCGACGAGTCCGATCCGGCCACCGCGACCCTGCTGTCCCTGGCCACCTTCGGCGTCGCCTACGCGGCCCGTCCCGTCGGCGCGCTCTTCCTCGGCCACTTCGGCGACCGCGTGGGCCGCAAGAAGATCATGGTCTTCACGCTCGTCCTGATGGGCATCTCGACGTTCCTCATCGGCTGCCTGCCGACCCGCGCCCAGGTCGGCACCCTCGCGCCCGTCCTGCTGGTGCTGTGCCGCGTCCTCCAGGGCATCTCCGCCGCCGGCGAGCAGGCCAGCGCCAACAGCATGACGCTGGAACACGCGCCGTCGCAGCGGCGGGGCTTCTTCACCAGCTTCACCCTCAGCGGCACCCAGGGCGGTCAGCTCCTCGCCACGCTCGTGTTCATCCCGATCGCGGCCCTCCCCGAGGAGCAACTGCTGTCCTGGGGCTGGCGGGTCCCGTTCTGGCTGAGCATCGCGGTCGCCGGCGTCGGCTACGTCATTCGCCGCACACTGGAGGAGACCCCGGCCTTCGCCGCCCAGCAGGCCACCGGTGAGGTCGTCAAGCTGCCGCTGGCGGTGCTGCTGCGCGAGCACTGGGCGGACGTCCTGCGGGTGGTCGCGGGCGCGCTCGTCGCCTCGGTCAGCACCATCTTCACCGTGTGGGCGCTGGCGTACGCGACCAGCGACTCGGTGGGAATGAGCCGCACCTCCATGCTGTGGGTGGGCGCGCTGGCCAACCTGGTCGCGCTCGCGGCCATCCCCGCGTGGGCCACGCTCTCCGACCGCATCGGACGCCGGCCGGTGTACCTGATCGGCGCGGCCGGCAGCGCCGTGATGATGTTCGCCTACCTGTGGGCGATCTCCACCGGCTCGTACCCGCTGATCCTGCTGCTGGGCATCGCCACCTTCGGAGTGGTCTACAGCGCCGCGAACGGCGTGTGGCCCTCGTTCTACGGGGAGATGTTCTCCACCCGCGTCCGACTGTCCGGCATGGCCATCGGCACGCAGATCGGCTTCGCCGTCGCCGGCTTCGCGGTCACCTTCGCCGCGCAGATCGCCGGCCCGGACGGCGACGGCTGGTCCTCGGTCGCCCTCTTCACGGCGGCCCTGTGCGTCCCGCCGGTGATCGCGGCCCTGTCGGCCCGGGAGACCGCGAAGATCCCCACGGAGCGGCTGGGCGAGCGGGACGCACGCAAGACCGCACAGCCGGAAACGGTCACCGCCTGA
- a CDS encoding TetR/AcrR family transcriptional regulator, translating into MSVTEKPDPDPGLRTRLVDVGVDLLSREGVGALTLREIARRAGVSHGAPRRYFPTHLELLSAIAHRGFADLGALVTATPGDGTAGPRARLRELARVYMEFAADNPGMYELMFRHDLLESGHLRLRDTSLPLFGVLVDLVGQVRPGRDARTVAGALWANLHGIAQLWRWGSLQLATGSDDFAPLLRTVLDAHLGPEDDR; encoded by the coding sequence ATGAGTGTGACCGAGAAGCCTGACCCGGACCCCGGCCTGCGCACCCGTCTGGTGGACGTCGGCGTGGACCTGCTCTCCCGCGAGGGCGTAGGAGCGCTCACGCTGCGCGAGATCGCCCGCAGGGCCGGCGTCTCGCACGGTGCGCCCCGCCGCTACTTCCCCACGCACCTGGAGCTGCTGTCGGCCATCGCCCACCGCGGATTCGCCGACCTGGGCGCCCTGGTGACCGCCACCCCCGGCGACGGCACCGCCGGGCCTCGCGCCCGACTGCGCGAACTGGCCCGCGTCTACATGGAGTTCGCGGCGGACAACCCCGGCATGTACGAGCTGATGTTCCGTCACGATCTGCTGGAGAGCGGTCATCTGCGGCTGCGGGACACCAGCCTTCCGCTGTTCGGCGTCCTGGTGGACCTGGTCGGCCAGGTCCGGCCCGGCCGTGACGCACGGACCGTCGCGGGCGCGTTGTGGGCGAACCTGCACGGCATCGCCCAGCTCTGGCGCTGGGGAAGTCTCCAACTCGCCACGGGCTCCGACGACTTCGCGCCCCTTCTGCGCACGGTGCTGGACGCGCATCTCGGCCCCGAGGACGACCGGTGA
- a CDS encoding N-acetylmuramoyl-L-alanine amidase — translation MAGSIAVPAAAQATAGKTPAAMVRQGDFAAAAAEFDVPEQVLLAVAYQESAWDAHAGEYSAGGGYGPMHLTDVTASMLAAGDAGAAGRADLARTAADPALHTLQAAARLTGLSEQRLRTDAAANIRGGAALLASYQKTVGDRSSADPGQWYAAVARYSQPTGRQGARAFADRVFATLKKGAGRTTSDGQRVTLTADPQVSPDTGQLSRLPLTSATVASTECPTTVDCTFVPAAASNGQVSNRPANGIRIDSIVIHDTESSYASTITTFQTPGGGAAHYVMRSADGAVTQMVPLKDLAFHAGNYSTNMHSVGIEHEGYAAHGATWYTEAQYEATADLVTYLAGRFGIPLDRQHVIGHDNVVGPTSGTVSGMHWDPGPSWDWEHFMALLGAPVTGQHGVGDAGSVVTIAPGFADNRQSVQICPADDPTGAITTCTRGEQPSNFVYLRTAPSDAAPLFGDQAVHPGAAGTDRINDWGSTAQAGQQFVVADNSGDWTAIWYSGTQVWFDNPGGANTVPAHGVTVVESGRTPSDPPVKVYGSSYPDAAEYPTGLSPSTQAPLSMYTIPSGQAYVATAPAAPTDDYFKSSGTVVIGGKSMYTIQYNHRTALVYEGDVTATTVPADTPAS, via the coding sequence ATGGCCGGGAGCATCGCCGTTCCTGCGGCAGCACAGGCGACGGCAGGGAAGACCCCGGCCGCGATGGTGCGGCAGGGGGATTTCGCGGCCGCGGCGGCGGAGTTCGACGTGCCGGAACAGGTGTTGCTGGCGGTGGCCTACCAGGAGTCGGCGTGGGACGCGCACGCCGGTGAATACAGCGCCGGCGGCGGATACGGTCCGATGCATCTGACGGACGTGACGGCATCCATGCTGGCCGCCGGGGACGCCGGCGCGGCGGGCCGGGCGGATCTGGCGAGGACCGCCGCGGATCCGGCGTTGCACACGTTGCAGGCGGCGGCACGGCTGACCGGGCTTTCGGAACAGCGGCTGCGCACCGACGCGGCGGCGAACATCCGCGGTGGGGCGGCACTTCTGGCGTCGTACCAGAAGACGGTCGGCGACCGGTCCTCAGCCGATCCGGGGCAGTGGTACGCAGCCGTGGCGCGCTACAGCCAGCCGACCGGGCGGCAAGGCGCGCGGGCCTTCGCCGACCGCGTCTTCGCCACCCTGAAGAAGGGCGCCGGGCGCACCACGTCGGACGGGCAGCGCGTGACGCTGACGGCCGACCCCCAGGTCAGCCCGGACACCGGCCAGTTGTCCCGGCTGCCCTTGACGTCGGCGACGGTGGCTAGCACCGAGTGCCCCACGACGGTGGACTGCACGTTCGTGCCGGCGGCGGCCTCCAACGGCCAGGTGTCCAACCGGCCGGCCAACGGCATCAGGATCGACTCGATCGTCATCCACGACACCGAGTCCTCGTACGCCTCGACCATCACCACCTTCCAGACCCCCGGCGGCGGAGCCGCGCACTACGTGATGCGGTCCGCGGACGGCGCGGTGACGCAGATGGTTCCCCTGAAGGACCTCGCCTTCCACGCGGGCAACTACTCGACGAACATGCACTCCGTCGGCATCGAGCACGAGGGGTACGCCGCGCACGGCGCGACCTGGTACACCGAGGCGCAGTACGAGGCGACCGCGGACCTGGTGACCTATCTGGCGGGGCGGTTCGGTATCCCGCTGGACCGGCAGCACGTCATCGGCCACGACAACGTGGTCGGCCCGACCTCGGGGACCGTGTCCGGAATGCACTGGGACCCGGGCCCGTCCTGGGACTGGGAGCACTTCATGGCCCTGCTCGGCGCCCCGGTCACCGGTCAGCACGGAGTCGGCGATGCCGGGTCGGTGGTGACCATCGCCCCCGGCTTCGCCGACAACCGGCAGAGCGTCCAGATCTGCCCCGCCGACGATCCGACCGGCGCCATCACCACGTGCACGCGCGGAGAGCAGCCGTCCAACTTCGTCTACCTGCGCACCGCCCCCAGCGACGCGGCACCGCTCTTCGGCGACCAGGCGGTCCACCCCGGCGCCGCCGGCACCGACCGCATCAACGACTGGGGCAGCACCGCCCAGGCCGGCCAGCAGTTCGTCGTCGCCGACAACAGCGGCGACTGGACCGCCATCTGGTACAGCGGCACCCAGGTCTGGTTCGACAACCCGGGCGGAGCCAACACCGTCCCCGCCCACGGCGTGACCGTCGTCGAGAGCGGCCGGACGCCCTCCGACCCGCCCGTCAAGGTCTACGGCTCCAGCTACCCCGACGCCGCCGAGTACCCCACGGGCCTGTCACCCTCCACCCAGGCCCCGTTGAGCATGTACACCATCCCGTCGGGCCAGGCCTACGTCGCCACCGCGCCCGCCGCTCCCACCGACGACTACTTCAAGTCCAGCGGCACCGTCGTCATCGGCGGCAAGTCCATGTACACCATCCAGTACAACCACCGCACCGCCCTCGTCTACGAGGGCGACGTCACCGCCACCACCGTCCCTGCCGACACACCGGCCTCCTGA
- a CDS encoding TetR/AcrR family transcriptional regulator has translation MTSVDEPARPHGNGRLRDAVRTRAEILDVATQEFARVGYAGARVDDIAARTSTTKRMIYYYFGGKEQLFTAVLERAYGVIRETEQQLDVEHLDPVAAIRRLAELTFDHHEQHPDFIRLVSIENIHEAEHIAASEKLGRIGSPALDVIRRILASGRESGLFTAEVDAVDLHAMISSFCFFRVANRHTFGALFGRDLVDPAQREHYRTMLGDMVIAYLTAERTAD, from the coding sequence ATGACCAGCGTCGACGAACCGGCACGACCCCACGGCAACGGCCGCCTGCGCGACGCCGTCCGGACCCGGGCCGAGATCCTCGACGTGGCGACCCAGGAGTTCGCCCGGGTCGGCTACGCCGGCGCCCGGGTCGACGACATCGCCGCCCGCACCAGCACCACGAAGCGGATGATCTACTACTACTTCGGCGGCAAGGAGCAGCTTTTCACCGCCGTCCTGGAGCGGGCGTACGGCGTGATCCGGGAGACCGAGCAGCAGCTCGACGTCGAGCACCTCGACCCGGTCGCGGCCATCCGCCGGCTGGCGGAGCTGACCTTCGACCACCATGAGCAGCACCCGGACTTCATCCGGCTGGTGAGCATCGAGAACATCCACGAGGCCGAGCACATCGCCGCCTCCGAGAAGCTGGGGCGGATCGGCTCTCCCGCGCTCGACGTGATCCGCCGCATCCTCGCCTCCGGGCGGGAGTCCGGCCTGTTCACGGCCGAGGTGGACGCCGTGGACCTGCACGCGATGATCAGCTCGTTCTGCTTCTTCCGGGTCGCCAACCGGCACACGTTCGGCGCCTTGTTCGGCCGCGACCTGGTCGATCCGGCCCAGCGCGAGCACTACCGCACCATGCTCGGCGACATGGTGATCGCCTATCTGACGGCGGAGCGCACGGCGGACTGA
- a CDS encoding serine hydrolase domain-containing protein has protein sequence MALLRQEVDPSEVGLDAKALDRLDQHVAHFVDEGRLPGFLMAVSRGGRVAHLTTHGHRDLAAGLPVEADTLYRIYSMTKPVTSVAALILVEEGGLGLDDPVADHLPAFADQRVYTGGSGAGLTTRPVGQPLLVRHLMTHTAGLTFAFYHCHPVDALYREAGLESAVLPGSDLAGTVEAYARLPLQFEPGTQWNYSVATNVLGRIIEVVSGRPLDEFIAERIFRPLGMPDAGFQVTDEQAGRLAELYGDTDSGGIEPIPGLPLFGRPRFLSGSGGMVATAYDVHRFSELLRRRGELDGVRLLAPETVDLMTRNHLPGGADLRSFGSRPAHDEPGNDGVGFGLGVSVVIDPSRAQAPCGLGTYGWSGVATTTFWVDPGRDLTVQFLTQLRPRRSLKLYPDLKRLVHEAVVG, from the coding sequence ATGGCACTGCTGCGGCAAGAGGTCGACCCGAGCGAGGTCGGACTGGACGCGAAGGCGCTGGACCGTCTCGATCAGCACGTCGCCCACTTCGTCGACGAGGGGCGCCTGCCCGGGTTCCTCATGGCCGTCTCCCGCGGCGGCCGGGTCGCCCACCTCACCACGCACGGGCACCGCGACCTCGCCGCCGGACTGCCCGTCGAGGCCGACACCCTCTACCGGATCTACTCGATGACCAAGCCGGTCACCTCGGTCGCCGCGCTGATACTGGTCGAGGAGGGCGGACTCGGCCTCGACGACCCGGTGGCCGACCACCTCCCGGCCTTCGCCGACCAGCGGGTGTACACCGGCGGCTCGGGCGCCGGCCTCACCACCCGCCCGGTCGGTCAGCCCCTGCTCGTGAGGCATCTGATGACCCACACGGCCGGGCTGACCTTCGCCTTCTACCACTGCCATCCCGTCGACGCCCTGTACCGCGAGGCCGGTCTGGAGTCGGCGGTGCTGCCGGGCTCCGACCTGGCCGGGACGGTGGAGGCGTACGCGCGGCTACCGCTCCAGTTCGAGCCGGGCACACAGTGGAACTACTCGGTCGCCACGAACGTCCTCGGCCGGATCATCGAGGTCGTCTCCGGCCGTCCCCTCGACGAGTTCATCGCCGAGCGGATCTTCCGCCCGCTCGGCATGCCGGACGCCGGTTTCCAGGTCACGGACGAGCAGGCCGGGCGGCTGGCGGAGCTGTACGGCGACACCGACAGCGGCGGTATCGAGCCGATCCCCGGCCTGCCGCTGTTCGGCCGCCCCCGCTTCCTGTCGGGAAGCGGCGGCATGGTGGCGACCGCATACGATGTTCACCGTTTCAGCGAGCTGCTGCGCCGCCGCGGCGAGCTCGACGGCGTGCGGCTGCTCGCTCCCGAGACCGTCGATCTGATGACCCGCAACCATCTTCCCGGGGGCGCCGACCTGCGCTCGTTCGGCAGCCGCCCCGCCCACGACGAGCCCGGCAACGACGGCGTCGGCTTCGGTCTCGGGGTCTCCGTGGTCATCGACCCGAGCCGCGCCCAGGCCCCCTGCGGCCTCGGCACCTACGGCTGGAGCGGTGTCGCCACGACGACGTTCTGGGTCGACCCGGGCCGTGATCTGACCGTCCAGTTCCTGACCCAGCTGAGGCCGCGCAGATCCCTGAAGCTCTACCCGGACCTCAAGCGACTGGTCCACGAGGCCGTCGTCGGCTGA
- a CDS encoding saccharopine dehydrogenase yields the protein MTELHLWLRHEARTTERRTPVVPDDARRLVGAGVELTVEDSPQRVFPAREYEAVGARIASPGSWVSAPRDAVVLGLKELPDEPDRLTHRHILFGHAYKQQPGAAALLRRFAAGGGALLDLEYLVDDDGRRLAAFGFWAGYLGAALAVLQHRGRLVAPLVPTAKDELDETLRPAPGDGEFTALVVGALGRSGRGARAAFATAGVDPTGWDLAETLDLDRAALLAHDVMVNCVLATSPVPPFVREEDLDDPARRLRTLSDVTCDVGSPLNVLPVYDRTTEWTDPVRRLRKEPPLDLIAIDNLPSLLPRESSVDFSAALTPQLLDFGSGAPWARCLELFHRVSRELGL from the coding sequence ATGACCGAACTGCATCTGTGGCTGCGGCACGAGGCCCGCACCACCGAACGGCGCACCCCGGTCGTCCCCGACGACGCCCGCCGCCTCGTCGGGGCCGGCGTGGAACTGACCGTCGAGGACTCCCCGCAGCGCGTCTTCCCGGCGCGCGAGTACGAGGCCGTCGGCGCCCGGATCGCGTCCCCCGGTTCCTGGGTGTCCGCGCCCCGCGACGCCGTCGTCCTCGGTCTGAAGGAACTTCCTGACGAACCGGACCGGTTGACGCACCGGCACATCCTCTTCGGGCACGCCTACAAGCAACAGCCGGGCGCGGCGGCGCTGTTGCGCCGGTTCGCCGCAGGCGGAGGGGCGCTGCTCGACCTGGAGTACCTGGTCGACGACGACGGCCGCCGCCTCGCCGCGTTCGGCTTCTGGGCGGGCTACCTGGGCGCGGCCCTGGCGGTGCTCCAGCATCGGGGCAGGCTGGTCGCGCCCCTGGTGCCCACCGCCAAGGACGAGCTGGACGAGACGCTGCGTCCGGCCCCCGGCGACGGGGAGTTCACCGCCCTCGTCGTCGGCGCGCTGGGCCGCAGCGGCCGGGGCGCACGGGCCGCGTTCGCCACCGCCGGGGTCGACCCCACCGGCTGGGACCTGGCGGAGACACTCGACCTGGACCGCGCCGCCCTGCTGGCCCACGACGTGATGGTCAACTGTGTCCTCGCGACGAGCCCGGTGCCCCCGTTCGTCCGCGAGGAGGACCTGGATGACCCGGCCCGCCGGCTGCGCACCCTTTCCGACGTCACCTGCGACGTGGGCTCGCCGCTCAACGTCCTCCCGGTGTACGACCGCACCACCGAGTGGACGGACCCCGTGCGCCGCCTGCGCAAGGAACCCCCGCTCGACCTGATCGCCATCGACAATCTGCCGTCGCTGCTGCCGCGCGAGTCCAGCGTCGACTTCTCGGCGGCCCTCACCCCCCAGCTGCTGGACTTCGGCTCGGGTGCACCGTGGGCCCGCTGCCTGGAACTCTTCCATCGCGTGTCCCGCGAACTCGGTCTATAG
- a CDS encoding MFS transporter — translation MVVALDGTVLTVAQPALRRDLHATFPQVQWTSTGYLVAVAGLLVFAGRLGDRFGHRRTFALGMLGFGAASAGIALAPDIGWVIALRVVQGVFGALLQPATLGMLRAAYPPERLRAPIAVRTAAIGVAAAAGPVVGGALATEFGWRTVFLLNIVPALLFGVLALASRDRPGPRTDVPLDLPGALLLAVALACLVHALVTLPALAWSAPVALLTGAAFVRHERRTRSPLLPPEVVGSPAVGGALGVLVVASAALNGGLLTCVYVLQDGLGLTPLHSALLSLPLAASLVAAAPASAVLLRRSGARVTVVTALVVLAAGLLLLARASGAVSFCAGFALVGWGFGTVMVVATHVVVRQAPAESAGVAGGLQQTAMNVGPVLGVASATVLMGFGAARSPLVLSAFAVAAALPVCRALPGRPRPAPSARPVGTRPGGSDATHTDHDVERGPHTRSLRDHEV, via the coding sequence ATGGTCGTCGCCCTGGACGGCACCGTGCTCACGGTCGCGCAGCCCGCCCTGCGCCGCGACCTGCACGCCACGTTCCCCCAGGTGCAGTGGACCAGCACCGGGTATCTCGTCGCGGTGGCCGGCCTGTTGGTGTTCGCCGGACGGCTCGGCGACCGCTTCGGACACCGGCGCACCTTCGCCCTGGGCATGCTCGGCTTCGGCGCCGCCTCGGCGGGCATCGCGCTGGCGCCGGACATCGGCTGGGTGATCGCGCTCCGGGTCGTGCAGGGCGTGTTCGGCGCGCTGTTGCAGCCCGCCACCCTGGGGATGCTGCGGGCCGCCTACCCGCCGGAGCGACTGCGGGCGCCGATCGCGGTGCGCACCGCTGCCATCGGGGTGGCAGCGGCGGCGGGGCCCGTGGTGGGCGGGGCGCTGGCCACGGAGTTCGGCTGGCGGACCGTGTTCCTCCTCAACATCGTGCCCGCCCTGCTGTTCGGTGTGCTCGCCCTCGCCTCCCGGGACCGCCCGGGGCCGCGCACCGACGTGCCGCTCGACCTGCCCGGCGCCCTGCTGCTCGCCGTAGCCCTGGCCTGTCTGGTGCACGCGCTCGTCACCCTGCCCGCCCTGGCATGGTCGGCGCCGGTCGCCCTGCTCACGGGGGCCGCCTTCGTACGGCACGAGCGCCGCACCCGTTCCCCGCTGCTGCCGCCGGAGGTGGTCGGCTCGCCGGCGGTGGGCGGGGCGCTCGGGGTGCTCGTCGTCGCGTCGGCTGCCCTCAATGGCGGGCTTCTGACCTGCGTCTACGTCCTCCAGGACGGCCTGGGGCTGACCCCGTTGCACAGCGCACTGCTCAGCCTGCCGCTGGCCGCGTCGCTGGTGGCCGCCGCGCCCGCCTCAGCCGTCCTGCTGCGCCGCTCCGGCGCCCGCGTCACCGTCGTGACAGCACTGGTCGTCCTCGCCGCCGGCCTGCTCCTGCTCGCCCGGGCCTCCGGGGCGGTCTCCTTCTGCGCCGGCTTCGCGCTGGTGGGCTGGGGCTTCGGCACGGTGATGGTCGTGGCGACGCATGTGGTGGTACGACAGGCTCCCGCGGAGTCGGCCGGGGTGGCGGGCGGACTTCAGCAGACGGCGATGAACGTCGGGCCGGTGCTGGGCGTGGCGTCGGCGACCGTGCTCATGGGCTTCGGCGCCGCGCGCTCGCCCCTCGTCCTGTCGGCGTTCGCGGTGGCGGCGGCCCTGCCGGTCTGCCGGGCGCTGCCCGGCCGTCCCCGTCCCGCACCGTCCGCCCGCCCGGTCGGCACACGTCCGGGTGGAAGCGACGCAACGCACACCGATCATGACGTCGAAAGGGGTCCGCACACGCGTTCCCTGCGCGACCATGAGGTCTGA
- a CDS encoding PPOX class F420-dependent oxidoreductase, whose protein sequence is MTQDMTQNALLALLSESRVGVLVTLKRDGRPQLSNVTHRYYPDEGLIRISVTDDRAKTRNLRRDPRASYHVTAPDHRAYTVAEATADLTPAAKDPYDATVEELVRLYRDVQGEHPDWDDYRAAMVRDRRLVLRLRVERAYGIPRGTGDA, encoded by the coding sequence ATGACTCAGGACATGACGCAGAACGCGCTGCTCGCACTCCTCTCCGAGAGCCGTGTCGGAGTACTGGTCACCCTCAAGCGCGACGGCCGCCCCCAGCTGTCGAACGTGACCCACCGCTACTATCCGGACGAGGGCCTCATCCGGATCTCCGTGACGGACGACCGCGCCAAGACCCGCAACCTGCGCCGTGATCCCCGCGCCTCCTACCACGTCACCGCCCCCGACCACCGCGCCTACACGGTCGCCGAGGCCACCGCCGACCTCACGCCGGCCGCGAAGGACCCCTACGACGCCACCGTCGAGGAACTCGTCAGGCTCTACCGCGACGTCCAGGGCGAGCATCCCGACTGGGACGACTACCGCGCCGCCATGGTCCGCGACCGCCGCCTGGTCCTGCGCCTGCGGGTGGAGCGGGCGTACGGCATCCCCAGGGGGACGGGCGACGCTTAG
- a CDS encoding VOC family protein, producing the protein MTIRRMDNVGIVVDDLEAAVAFFTELGMELEGEAQIEGISADRMVGLDGVRSAIAMMRTPDGHGKLELTKFHTPAAVTAGPLDPPPNTLGLHRVMFAVDDIDDTITRLRRHGAELLGEVANYENVYRLCNLRGPSGIIVALAERIG; encoded by the coding sequence TTGACGATTCGGCGGATGGACAACGTGGGCATCGTCGTCGACGACCTGGAGGCCGCCGTCGCCTTCTTCACCGAGCTCGGCATGGAGCTGGAAGGCGAAGCGCAGATCGAGGGGATCTCGGCAGACCGGATGGTCGGCCTCGACGGGGTCCGCAGCGCCATCGCGATGATGCGCACGCCGGACGGCCACGGCAAGCTGGAGCTGACCAAGTTCCACACCCCCGCGGCGGTCACTGCCGGACCTCTCGACCCGCCGCCCAACACCCTGGGCCTGCACCGTGTCATGTTCGCCGTCGACGACATCGACGACACGATCACCCGCCTGCGCCGCCATGGCGCCGAACTCCTCGGCGAGGTGGCGAACTACGAGAACGTCTACCGGCTCTGCAATCTCCGCGGCCCCTCGGGGATCATCGTCGCTCTGGCCGAACGCATCGGCTAG